The stretch of DNA CGGGAATCGTAAATTCTATGAGATAGTCTTTGAGTTCATAGATATTTGTAAAAGTTTCAATTACGGGAGTTTCCATTCCCTGAATGTGATCTTGTTTTCCTTCGTAAGAAGAAACTGTATTGTTTTTATTTTCCATCAAATCCAAATTTTTACAAGGCTTCAAAGATGAAAAGTGATAAAAAAATAGGAATTATAGATTTTGGAGGACAGTATGCGCATTTGATCTCTTCCAGAATCCGAAGACTGGGTTCATACACTGAGATTTTATCTAATTCGGAAAGTTTAGACAGATACAAAGAATTTTCGGGACTGGTATTTTCCGGTGGACCAAACAGTGTGTACGAAGAAAAATCTCCGTCTATACCGAAAGAAATTTTTGAATTGAATATACCAATCCTTGGGATTTGTTATGGTCATCAATTAATTATGAAGCTACTCGGTGGTGTGGTAGAGCCTTCTAATTTAAGAGAGTATGGTTCTGCCATAATGTATTTTTCAGGTAAAGATGTACCAATTTTGGAAGGCCTTTCAAATAGCGAAAAAGTATGGATGAGTCACGGTGACGAGGTAGTGAAAATTCCAAAAGATTTTATTTCAATAGGGAAAAGTAGTAATTGCGAAAATGCGGCAGTTTATAACCTCAAAAAAAATATCTATGGGATTCAATTCCACCCTGAGGTTACGCATACCTTAAATGGAAATGTACTGCTTTCTAACTTTATTAAACTTTGCGGGACTAAAAGTACTTGGAATATGGAGATTTTCTTGGAAAGGAAGTTAGACGAAATCAAGAAAAAAGTTCCAATGGAAAGAAAAGTATTTATGCTAATTTCCGGTGGGGTGGACTCAACTGTTTCTTATCTTTTACTAGCAAAAGCTCTGGGAAAGGATAGGGTCACAGGCCTTTTAATTGATACAGGTTTTATGAGAAAAGAAGAAGTGTCTTCTTTGAAAGGAAAACTTGGGTCTTTGGGAATTGATCTAAATGTCAGAGATTACTCGGAAATGTTTTATTCTTCTTTGCAAGATATAAAGGATCCTGAATTGAAAAGAAATATTATTGGAGAGCTTTTTTTAAAATGCCAAAAAGAAAGTTCTATTTCACTTAATTTAAACCCGGATCATTGGATTTTAGGACAAGGTACAATTTACCCGGATACTATCGAAAGTGGTGGAACGAAGCTGTCTAAAAAAATTAAGACACACCACAATAGAGTTCAGGGAATAACAGATTTAATAGAGAAGGGTCTTGTTATTGAGCCGATTTCAGATTTGTACAAAGATGAAGTTCGTGAGCTTGGAAAACTACTCGGTTTGGAAAAAGAATTTACCGATAGGCATCCTTTTCCGGGTCCGGGTCTTGCAGTGAGGATGATAGCACATAATCATTTTACTAAAACACCTCATGAAGAGGAAGCGTTAGACGAAATCTTAAAATATTATAAAGGAGTTGAATTCCAGATTCTTCCCGTACGTTCTGTGGGAGTTCAGGGAGACAACAGGACTTATGGACACTGCATAGCGTTAAATGATTTTACGAACGACTGGAATGCGTATGAAGAAATTTCTACAAAAATTACGAACACAGTCAAAGGAATCAATAGAGTAGTGTTTTGTCCTTACATAAAAAGTCTTTCTTTCAACAAATTTCAAAAATCAAATTTAGAGTTAAATAGAATGTATTCTGACCTTTTAAGAGAAGCTGATGATGCAGTATTTCGGATTATTGAAAAACATCATCTTATCGAGAAAATTTGGCAAATGCCGGTTGTACTTTTGCCGGTTGGAAATTCAGAGGATTGCTTAAGTATAGTCCTTCGACCTGTGGAATCAACTGAAGCAATGACTGCTAATTTTTATTGTATGGATAGAAAAGTTTTAGAAGAAATTCATAGAGAGGTTTTAAAGATTGAAAGATTATCAATATTACTTTACGATATAACCAACAAGCCTCCCGGGACCATAGAATGGGAATAGAGTACGAAAAATTTACAACATTTGATAATATAAACCTATCTGTAAAAATTCAAAATAACGGTAAGAGTGAAAAAATTTTACTTCTTCACGGGTTTAACGATTCAAAAGAGACTTTTCAGTTTATAGAAAAATTTCTATCCGAAAAGTTTGATATAGTATCGTTTGATTTTAGAGGGCATGGGGACTCTGATTGGAAAATGGGAGTTTATAATTATTCGGACACTCTGCTTGATTTGCATCTCATAATCGAAAATTATTTTCTTGAGCCTTTTACTGTTCTTGGTCATTCTATGGGATCGAGTCTTGCTGCAAGGTATTCTGGCTTATTTCCTGAAAAAGTAAAAAAATTAGTCTGTATAGAAGGTTTTAGTGGAATTCAATCTATGCACAAAGAAAGAGAAAAGATTCAAACCTGGATGAATAAGAAAAATGGACAAAAGCAAAGGATGTCGCCTAACGCACGCTTAAAGGAAATGGACTCTATCAAGGAAGCAGTCGAAAGACTTTCCTTGATATATTCTAAATTAGAAAAATCCAAAGTAGAAAAGTTAGTTTTGAGTTTAATAAAAAAATTAGAAAACGGAAAATTTGTCTGGAAAAATGACCCTAATTTAAAACTAAGCTCACCCATTCCGTTTCCTCCCGAATTGTCCAGAGCTTTGTGGTCAAATTTCTCTAACCCTAGTCTTATTGTGTTTGGAAAAGAAACTCATTTGAAGTCTTCAAACATAGATGAAGTGATTCAGAATTTTAAAAATCCTTTCTATGTTGAAATTGAAGGTGCCGGACACAATGTTCATCACGATAAGCCCGAAGAGTTGATACGGGTGCTAAAGGAATTTTTAGGGTAGGTAGTTTTGTTTTAGTAGCATAAAAATGTGGGAACTCCAATTCAGAGGACTGATGCCTGATGTCTGAGGTCAGAAATAGTGGAGGTGGAAATTTTTTTCAATTAGATTTTCTTTTTAGATAAATGTTTTGAGTTTACGCTTTTAGTGCAGATTTTTCACTTTTCGTGTGAAAATGTGGGATCTCCACTCTTTTCAGTAAAGTGCATGTTTTATACCAATTGTTCACCTTTTATGCAAAAATGTGGGAACTCCACTTTTTTGGGGGATTTTGAGAGATTACACATTTAATGCAGATTGGGGACATTTTCTGTAAAAGCTAAATAAAATTTC from Leptospiraceae bacterium encodes:
- the guaA gene encoding glutamine-hydrolyzing GMP synthase produces the protein MKSDKKIGIIDFGGQYAHLISSRIRRLGSYTEILSNSESLDRYKEFSGLVFSGGPNSVYEEKSPSIPKEIFELNIPILGICYGHQLIMKLLGGVVEPSNLREYGSAIMYFSGKDVPILEGLSNSEKVWMSHGDEVVKIPKDFISIGKSSNCENAAVYNLKKNIYGIQFHPEVTHTLNGNVLLSNFIKLCGTKSTWNMEIFLERKLDEIKKKVPMERKVFMLISGGVDSTVSYLLLAKALGKDRVTGLLIDTGFMRKEEVSSLKGKLGSLGIDLNVRDYSEMFYSSLQDIKDPELKRNIIGELFLKCQKESSISLNLNPDHWILGQGTIYPDTIESGGTKLSKKIKTHHNRVQGITDLIEKGLVIEPISDLYKDEVRELGKLLGLEKEFTDRHPFPGPGLAVRMIAHNHFTKTPHEEEALDEILKYYKGVEFQILPVRSVGVQGDNRTYGHCIALNDFTNDWNAYEEISTKITNTVKGINRVVFCPYIKSLSFNKFQKSNLELNRMYSDLLREADDAVFRIIEKHHLIEKIWQMPVVLLPVGNSEDCLSIVLRPVESTEAMTANFYCMDRKVLEEIHREVLKIERLSILLYDITNKPPGTIEWE
- a CDS encoding alpha/beta hydrolase, whose translation is MGIEYEKFTTFDNINLSVKIQNNGKSEKILLLHGFNDSKETFQFIEKFLSEKFDIVSFDFRGHGDSDWKMGVYNYSDTLLDLHLIIENYFLEPFTVLGHSMGSSLAARYSGLFPEKVKKLVCIEGFSGIQSMHKEREKIQTWMNKKNGQKQRMSPNARLKEMDSIKEAVERLSLIYSKLEKSKVEKLVLSLIKKLENGKFVWKNDPNLKLSSPIPFPPELSRALWSNFSNPSLIVFGKETHLKSSNIDEVIQNFKNPFYVEIEGAGHNVHHDKPEELIRVLKEFLG